Proteins encoded in a region of the Streptomyces violaceoruber genome:
- the thrC gene encoding threonine synthase — MAVQTAETSTNPTDAAVDLGPATALSCRECGHRVPLGPVFACEECFGPLEIAYDFSDYDAEELRKRIEAGPANIWRYAPLLPVPADVATKPNINPGWTKLVQADNLARELGVTGGLYVKDDSGNPTHSFKDRVVAQAIEAARAFGFTTLSCSSTGNLAGAVGAAAARAGFRSCVFIPHDLEQGKVVMAAVYGGELVGIEGNYDDVNRFCSELIGDPAGEGWGFVNVNLRPYYAEGSKTLAYEICEQLGWRLPDQIVVPIASGSQLTKIDKGLKELIELGLVEDRPYKIFGAQAEGCSPVSTAYKAGHDVVRPQKPNTIAKSLAIGNPADGPYVLDIARRTGGAVEDVTDEQVVDAIKLLARTEGIFAETAGGVTVGVTRKLIENGVLDPSLTTVVLNTGDGLKTLDAVAGTGLTATIRPNLDSFREAGLA; from the coding sequence ATGGCTGTGCAGACTGCCGAAACCTCCACGAACCCCACCGACGCCGCCGTCGACCTCGGCCCCGCCACCGCGCTGAGCTGCCGGGAGTGCGGCCACCGGGTCCCGCTCGGACCGGTCTTCGCCTGCGAAGAGTGTTTCGGCCCCCTCGAGATCGCCTACGACTTCTCGGACTACGACGCCGAAGAGCTGCGCAAGCGGATCGAAGCCGGCCCCGCGAACATCTGGCGCTACGCCCCCCTGCTGCCCGTCCCGGCCGACGTCGCGACCAAGCCGAACATCAACCCCGGCTGGACCAAGCTCGTCCAGGCCGACAACCTCGCCCGCGAGCTGGGCGTCACCGGCGGCCTGTACGTCAAGGACGACTCCGGCAACCCCACGCACTCCTTCAAGGACCGCGTCGTCGCCCAGGCCATCGAGGCCGCCCGCGCCTTCGGCTTCACCACCCTGTCCTGCTCCTCCACCGGCAACCTCGCCGGTGCCGTCGGCGCCGCCGCCGCCCGGGCCGGCTTCCGCTCCTGCGTGTTCATCCCGCACGACCTGGAGCAGGGCAAGGTCGTCATGGCCGCCGTCTACGGCGGTGAGCTGGTCGGCATCGAGGGCAACTACGACGACGTGAACCGCTTCTGCTCCGAGCTGATCGGCGACCCGGCCGGCGAGGGCTGGGGCTTCGTCAACGTCAACCTGCGGCCGTACTACGCCGAGGGTTCCAAGACCCTCGCCTACGAGATCTGCGAGCAGCTCGGCTGGCGGCTGCCCGACCAGATCGTCGTGCCGATCGCCTCCGGCTCCCAGCTGACGAAGATCGACAAAGGGCTCAAGGAGCTGATCGAGCTGGGTCTGGTCGAGGACCGGCCGTACAAGATCTTCGGCGCGCAGGCCGAGGGCTGCTCGCCGGTCTCCACGGCGTACAAGGCCGGGCACGACGTGGTCCGCCCGCAGAAGCCGAACACCATCGCCAAGTCGCTGGCCATCGGCAACCCCGCCGACGGCCCCTACGTCCTCGACATCGCCCGCCGCACCGGCGGCGCCGTGGAGGACGTGACCGACGAGCAGGTCGTGGACGCGATCAAGCTGCTCGCCCGTACCGAGGGCATCTTCGCGGAGACGGCGGGCGGCGTGACGGTCGGCGTCACCAGGAAGCTGATCGAGAACGGCGTCCTCGACCCCTCGCTCACCACCGTCGTCCTGAACACCGGCGACGGCCTGAAGACCCTCGACGCGGTGGCCGGCACCGGTCTCACCGCCACCATCCGCCCGAACCTGGACTCCTTCCGAGAGGCTGGCCTCGCATGA
- a CDS encoding glucosyl-3-phosphoglycerate synthase — translation MLEEVERWLDARSWPAADRPVQHLLSAKHATGQSVSVVLPALDEEATVGDIVSVIRRELVLGVPLVDEIVVVDSGSSDRTSEVAAAAGARVVHRDAILPRIPAVPGKGEVLWRSLLVTGGDIVCFVDADLRQFSADFVSGIVGPLLTDPDVHLVKAMYDRPLAGAAGQGGRVTELMARPLLNMHWPQLAGFVQPLGGEYAARRSLLERLPFPVGYGVELGMLVDALHLVGLDALAQVDVGVRVHRHQDGRALGRMAAAIYRTAQLRLARGHLVRPALTQFERGVDGFEPRTYAVDTEERPPMTEIAEYAARKVA, via the coding sequence GTGCTGGAAGAAGTCGAGCGCTGGCTGGACGCACGCTCCTGGCCGGCCGCGGACCGGCCGGTCCAGCACCTTCTGTCCGCCAAGCACGCCACCGGGCAGTCGGTCAGCGTGGTGCTGCCCGCGCTGGACGAGGAGGCGACGGTCGGCGACATCGTCTCGGTGATCCGGCGGGAGCTGGTGCTCGGGGTCCCGCTCGTCGACGAGATCGTGGTCGTGGACTCCGGGTCGAGCGACCGCACGTCCGAGGTGGCCGCGGCGGCCGGCGCGCGCGTCGTCCACCGGGACGCGATCCTGCCCCGCATCCCCGCCGTGCCCGGCAAGGGCGAGGTGCTGTGGCGTTCGCTGCTGGTCACCGGCGGGGACATCGTCTGCTTCGTCGACGCGGACCTGCGCCAGTTCTCCGCCGACTTCGTCTCCGGGATCGTGGGCCCGCTGCTGACCGATCCGGACGTGCACCTCGTCAAGGCCATGTACGACCGCCCGCTGGCCGGGGCGGCCGGGCAGGGCGGCCGGGTCACGGAGCTGATGGCCCGCCCGCTGCTCAACATGCACTGGCCGCAGCTGGCCGGCTTCGTCCAGCCGCTGGGCGGGGAGTACGCGGCCCGCCGCTCGCTGCTGGAACGGCTCCCCTTCCCGGTCGGCTACGGCGTCGAGCTGGGCATGCTGGTCGACGCCCTGCACCTGGTGGGCCTGGACGCGCTCGCGCAGGTCGACGTCGGCGTCCGCGTCCACCGCCACCAGGACGGGCGGGCGCTGGGCCGGATGGCCGCGGCGATCTACCGCACCGCCCAGCTCCGGCTGGCCCGCGGCCACCTGGTGCGCCCGGCCCTCACCCAGTTCGAGCGGGGCGTCGACGGCTTCGAGCCGCGCACCTACGCCGTGGACACCGAGGAACGGCCGCCGATGACGGAGATCGCCGAGTACGCGGCCCGGAAGGTGGCCTAG
- a CDS encoding alpha,alpha-trehalose-phosphate synthase (UDP-forming) produces the protein MASSFGAAQVLVASNRGPVSYEVREDGSLHAKRGGGGLVSGLSAIGPDAGALWVCSALSDGDREAVRRGVGEDGVRMLDVPADVHADAYNGIANSVLWFVHHMLYQTPLEPVFDAEFRRQWASYEAYNRAFAEALAEEAAEGAVAIVQDYHLTLVPGMLRELRPDLRIGHFSHTPWAPLDYFRLLPDDIAEQVLRGMLGADRLGFLTRRWADAFTACCDAVVGGLGGTEIGVHGLGADGDFLRKRSHEADVEERMAELREQIGEGRRTIVRVDRTELSKNIVRGLLAYRELLAGRPEWRERVVHVAFAYPSRQDLAVYREYTAEVERVANAVNEEFGTPGWTPVVLNLKDDFARSLAAYRLADVALVNPVRDGMNLVAKEVPVVSDAGCALVLSREAGAYEELGEDAVVVNPYDVVGTADALHAALGLPAGDRAERSKRLAAAGTALPPARWFLEQLEALRG, from the coding sequence ATGGCTTCAAGCTTCGGTGCTGCTCAGGTGCTGGTCGCCTCCAACCGGGGGCCGGTCTCGTACGAGGTGCGGGAGGACGGGTCACTGCACGCCAAACGGGGCGGTGGCGGGCTCGTGTCGGGACTGTCGGCCATCGGGCCCGACGCGGGGGCGCTGTGGGTGTGCTCGGCGCTGTCCGACGGGGACCGCGAGGCGGTGCGGCGCGGGGTCGGCGAGGACGGCGTACGGATGCTGGACGTGCCGGCCGACGTGCACGCGGACGCGTACAACGGGATCGCCAACTCGGTGCTGTGGTTCGTGCACCACATGCTCTACCAGACGCCCCTGGAACCGGTCTTCGACGCGGAGTTCCGGCGGCAGTGGGCCTCCTACGAGGCGTACAACCGGGCCTTCGCCGAGGCGCTGGCCGAGGAGGCGGCCGAGGGCGCGGTCGCGATCGTGCAGGACTACCACCTGACGCTGGTGCCCGGGATGCTGCGCGAGCTGCGTCCGGATCTGCGCATCGGCCACTTCTCGCACACGCCCTGGGCCCCGCTCGACTACTTCCGGCTGCTGCCGGACGACATCGCCGAGCAGGTGCTGCGCGGGATGCTGGGCGCCGACCGGCTCGGCTTCCTCACCCGGCGCTGGGCCGACGCGTTCACCGCCTGCTGCGACGCCGTGGTGGGCGGGCTCGGCGGCACGGAGATCGGCGTGCACGGGCTCGGCGCCGACGGGGACTTCCTGCGGAAGCGCTCGCACGAGGCCGACGTCGAGGAGCGGATGGCGGAGCTGCGGGAGCAGATCGGGGAGGGCCGCCGCACCATCGTGCGGGTGGACCGCACCGAGCTGTCCAAGAACATCGTGCGCGGTCTGCTGGCCTACCGGGAGCTGCTGGCCGGGCGGCCGGAGTGGCGCGAGCGGGTCGTGCACGTCGCGTTCGCCTACCCCTCGCGGCAGGACCTCGCCGTGTACCGGGAGTACACGGCCGAGGTGGAGCGGGTCGCGAACGCGGTCAACGAGGAGTTCGGCACGCCGGGGTGGACGCCGGTCGTGCTGAATCTCAAGGACGACTTCGCGCGGTCGCTGGCGGCGTACCGGCTGGCGGACGTGGCGCTCGTCAACCCCGTCCGGGACGGGATGAACCTGGTCGCGAAGGAGGTGCCGGTCGTCTCCGACGCGGGGTGCGCGCTGGTGCTGTCGCGGGAGGCGGGCGCGTACGAGGAGCTGGGCGAGGACGCGGTGGTGGTCAACCCGTACGACGTGGTGGGCACGGCGGACGCGCTGCACGCGGCGCTCGGCCTGCCGGCGGGGGACCGGGCCGAGCGCTCGAAGCGGCTGGCGGCCGCCGGCACCGCGCTGCCCCCGGCCCGGTGGTTCCTGGAGCAGCTGGAGGCGCTGCGGGGCTGA
- the otsB gene encoding trehalose-phosphatase, which produces MGSHQDSTRDDSPQPLPTPATAAGREGLDALLADPGRAVVALDFDGTLAPIVPDPDRARAHPDAVPALAALAPKVASIAVITGRPAEVAVHHGGFADVPGLDRLVVLGHYGAERWDAATGTLTTPEPHPGVAAVRAELPALLERSGPAARGTWTEDKGHAVAVHTRRAPDPQAAFDALRAPLTGLASRHGLIVEPGRMVLELRPPGMDKGAALRSYVHSLDAASVLFAGDDLGDLPAYAAVDVLRTEGTPGLLVCSGSDEVTELRKRADVEVPGPAGVVALLAALAHRLA; this is translated from the coding sequence ATGGGCAGCCACCAGGACTCCACCCGAGACGACTCCCCACAGCCCCTGCCGACGCCCGCGACGGCGGCCGGACGCGAAGGGCTCGACGCCCTCCTCGCCGACCCCGGCCGCGCGGTGGTCGCGCTTGACTTCGACGGCACGCTCGCCCCGATCGTGCCCGACCCCGACCGGGCCCGTGCCCACCCGGACGCCGTGCCGGCGCTCGCGGCCCTGGCCCCGAAGGTCGCCTCGATCGCGGTGATCACCGGGCGCCCCGCCGAGGTCGCCGTCCACCACGGCGGCTTCGCGGACGTCCCCGGCCTCGACCGCCTCGTGGTCCTCGGCCACTACGGTGCCGAGCGCTGGGACGCCGCCACCGGCACCCTGACCACGCCGGAACCGCACCCCGGCGTCGCCGCCGTCCGCGCCGAGCTGCCGGCCCTGCTGGAGCGGTCCGGTCCGGCGGCGCGGGGCACCTGGACGGAGGACAAGGGCCACGCGGTCGCCGTCCACACCCGCCGCGCCCCCGACCCGCAGGCCGCCTTCGACGCCCTGCGCGCCCCGCTCACCGGCCTGGCCTCCCGGCACGGCCTGATCGTCGAGCCGGGCCGCATGGTCCTGGAACTGCGCCCACCCGGCATGGACAAGGGCGCGGCGCTGCGGTCGTACGTCCACTCCCTCGACGCCGCCTCCGTCCTCTTCGCCGGCGACGACCTCGGGGACCTCCCGGCCTACGCGGCCGTCGACGTCCTGCGCACCGAGGGCACTCCGGGGCTGCTGGTCTGCAGCGGCAGCGACGAGGTGACGGAACTGAGGAAGCGCGCGGACGTCGAGGTGCCCGGCCCCGCCGGAGTGGTGGCCCTGCTGGCGGCCCTCGCGCACCGGCTGGCCTGA
- a CDS encoding DUF3263 domain-containing protein: MEPGELAERERSILALERRGFTGPGAKERAIREELGLAPVRYYQLLNALLDDPRALAADPVTVNRLRRVRQSRRTER, translated from the coding sequence ATGGAACCGGGAGAGCTGGCCGAGCGGGAGCGGAGCATCCTCGCGCTGGAACGCCGGGGCTTCACCGGCCCCGGCGCCAAGGAGCGCGCCATCCGCGAGGAGCTGGGCCTGGCCCCCGTCCGCTACTACCAGCTCCTCAACGCCCTCCTCGACGACCCCCGCGCCCTGGCGGCCGACCCGGTGACGGTCAACCGCCTGCGCCGCGTACGGCAGTCGCGCCGCACTGAGCGCTGA
- a CDS encoding extracellular solute-binding protein translates to MQRRRTGTIAVVSALGMTAVLGGCGLTGDSDGVTLKLVAADYGDSKDNSSRKYWDELVESYEAKNPDVQVDVTVYSWNDVDRKVREMVEAGEAPDMAQIGAYSDYADKELLYRADDVLSIPVQADFVSQLAAAGQVNGVQYGLPFAASTRVLFYNKTLFDKAGVQPPKSWDDLAEAAEALEEKGVKYPYALPLGAEEAQAETMQWMLSGEGGYTDDVGTYSVDSPQNVTTFTWLRDELVGKGLTGPVAPGKLNRADAFAAFAAGDVGMLNGHPSLMKMASDKGVKYGMVTTPGIDGESKNTLGVSDWMTAFKKNGHRDEIGDFLDFVYSEENVLDFSREYDLLPVTTSASRTMSTAPEDENLKPFLDELLLSELYPVGKTSWASVSADVKKRIGQAVATGASPKEVLGQIQATAMKAGSAE, encoded by the coding sequence GTGCAGCGGCGTAGGACAGGAACGATCGCGGTGGTGTCCGCACTGGGCATGACGGCGGTCCTCGGCGGCTGCGGTCTCACCGGCGACTCCGACGGGGTGACCCTGAAGCTCGTCGCCGCCGACTACGGCGACAGCAAGGACAACAGCTCCCGGAAGTACTGGGACGAGCTGGTCGAGTCCTACGAGGCCAAGAACCCCGACGTGCAGGTCGACGTCACCGTCTACTCCTGGAACGACGTCGACCGCAAGGTCCGCGAGATGGTCGAGGCGGGCGAGGCGCCCGACATGGCGCAGATCGGCGCCTACTCCGACTACGCGGACAAGGAACTGCTCTACCGGGCCGACGACGTGCTCTCCATCCCGGTCCAGGCCGACTTCGTCTCCCAGCTGGCCGCCGCCGGCCAGGTCAACGGCGTGCAGTACGGCCTGCCCTTCGCCGCCTCCACCCGCGTGCTCTTCTACAACAAGACCCTCTTCGACAAGGCCGGGGTCCAGCCGCCCAAGTCCTGGGACGACCTCGCCGAGGCCGCCGAGGCGCTTGAGGAGAAGGGCGTGAAGTACCCGTACGCCCTGCCGCTGGGCGCCGAGGAGGCGCAGGCCGAGACGATGCAGTGGATGCTCAGCGGCGAGGGCGGCTACACCGACGACGTCGGCACCTATTCCGTCGACTCCCCGCAGAACGTCACCACCTTCACCTGGCTGCGGGACGAGCTGGTCGGCAAGGGCCTCACCGGCCCCGTCGCCCCCGGCAAGCTCAACCGCGCCGACGCCTTCGCCGCCTTCGCGGCCGGCGACGTGGGCATGCTCAACGGGCACCCCTCGCTGATGAAGATGGCGTCCGACAAGGGCGTGAAGTACGGCATGGTGACCACCCCCGGCATCGACGGCGAGAGCAAGAACACCCTCGGGGTCTCCGACTGGATGACGGCCTTCAAGAAGAACGGCCACCGGGACGAGATCGGCGACTTCCTCGACTTCGTCTACAGCGAGGAGAACGTCCTCGACTTCTCCCGCGAGTACGACCTGCTGCCGGTGACCACCTCCGCCTCCCGGACCATGAGCACCGCGCCGGAGGACGAGAACCTCAAGCCGTTCCTGGACGAGCTGCTGCTCTCCGAGCTGTACCCGGTCGGCAAGACCTCCTGGGCCTCGGTCAGCGCGGACGTCAAGAAGCGCATCGGCCAGGCGGTCGCCACGGGCGCCAGCCCCAAGGAGGTCCTCGGCCAGATCCAGGCGACGGCGATGAAGGCGGGCAGCGCGGAGTAG
- a CDS encoding ROK family protein, which produces MRHVIALDVGGTGMKAALAGPGGELLHQARRATGRERGPEAVVAGILDFAAELRAYGADRFGEPARAAGVAVPGIVDAERGVAVYAANLGWRDVPLRTLLGERLGSIPVALGHDVRTGGLAEGRIGAGRGADRFLFVPLGTGIAGAIGIDGRVEAGAHGFAGEIGHVVVRPGGIACPCGQRGCLERFASASAVSQAWAQACGDPGADAADCAKAVESGDARALAVWQDAVDALADGLVTALTLLDPRVLIIGGGLAEAGETLFTPLRDAVRRRVTFQKLPEIVPAALGDTAGCLGAGLMAWDLLDTAAPSAPSSTASTAATAATPPEVTT; this is translated from the coding sequence GTGAGACATGTCATCGCCCTCGATGTGGGCGGCACCGGGATGAAGGCCGCCCTGGCGGGGCCTGGGGGCGAGCTGCTGCACCAGGCGCGCCGGGCGACCGGCCGCGAGCGGGGACCCGAGGCGGTCGTCGCGGGCATCCTGGACTTCGCCGCCGAGCTGCGCGCCTACGGCGCGGACCGGTTCGGCGAGCCGGCCCGCGCCGCCGGCGTCGCCGTCCCCGGCATCGTCGACGCCGAGCGCGGCGTCGCCGTGTACGCGGCCAACCTCGGCTGGCGCGACGTGCCGCTGCGGACGCTGCTCGGCGAACGGCTCGGCTCCATTCCGGTCGCCCTCGGCCACGACGTGCGCACCGGCGGTCTCGCCGAGGGCCGGATCGGGGCCGGCCGGGGCGCCGACCGGTTCCTGTTCGTGCCGCTGGGCACCGGGATCGCGGGCGCCATCGGCATCGACGGCCGGGTCGAGGCGGGCGCCCACGGCTTCGCGGGCGAGATCGGCCACGTCGTCGTGCGCCCCGGCGGCATCGCCTGTCCGTGCGGTCAGCGCGGCTGCCTGGAGCGCTTCGCCTCCGCGTCCGCGGTCAGCCAGGCGTGGGCCCAGGCCTGCGGCGACCCCGGGGCGGACGCGGCCGACTGCGCCAAGGCCGTCGAGTCGGGGGACGCCCGCGCGCTCGCCGTGTGGCAGGACGCCGTGGACGCGCTCGCCGACGGGCTGGTCACCGCGCTCACCCTGCTGGACCCACGCGTGCTGATCATCGGTGGCGGCCTCGCCGAGGCGGGGGAAACCTTGTTCACACCGCTGCGGGACGCGGTCCGGCGGCGCGTCACCTTCCAGAAACTGCCGGAGATCGTCCCCGCCGCACTCGGGGACACCGCCGGTTGCCTGGGTGCCGGGCTGATGGCCTGGGACCTGCTCGACACCGCTGCTCCGTCTGCTCCGTCTTCCACAGCTTCCACGGCCGCCACGGCCGCGACTCCCCCGGAGGTAACCACCTGA
- the nagA gene encoding N-acetylglucosamine-6-phosphate deacetylase: MAPSKVLAGARVVLPTGTVDDGRVIVDGARIADTAPPQAETVDLAGHWVVPGFVDIHNHGGGGASFAGGTAEEILAGVETHRRHGTTTVVASAVTGDLDFLARHAGMLAELAQQGDIVGIHFEGPFISPCRKGAHDEQLLRDPDPAEVRKLVDAAHGHAKMMTLATELPGGLDSVRLLVEHGVIAAVGHTDATYEQTVQAIDAGATVATHLFNAMPPVGHRAPGPITALLEDERITVELINDGTHLHPAALQLAFHHAGADRVAFITDAMDAAGFGDGHYLLGPLEVEVADGVARLVEGGSIAGSTLTLDRAFKRAVTVDRLPVGDVVAAISANPARLLGLDDRIGSLEPGKDADLVVLDDAFDLVGVMRRGEWVVDPHLG, from the coding sequence ATGGCCCCAAGCAAGGTTCTCGCCGGTGCCCGGGTGGTACTGCCCACCGGGACCGTGGACGACGGCCGCGTGATCGTCGACGGCGCGCGGATCGCGGACACGGCTCCCCCGCAGGCCGAGACCGTCGACCTGGCGGGCCACTGGGTGGTCCCCGGCTTCGTCGACATCCACAACCACGGCGGCGGCGGAGCCTCCTTCGCCGGCGGCACCGCCGAGGAGATCCTGGCCGGCGTCGAGACCCACCGCCGGCACGGCACCACCACGGTGGTCGCCTCCGCCGTCACCGGCGATCTGGACTTCCTGGCCCGGCACGCCGGGATGCTCGCCGAGCTGGCGCAGCAGGGCGACATCGTTGGCATCCACTTCGAGGGGCCGTTCATCTCGCCGTGCCGCAAGGGCGCGCACGACGAGCAGCTGCTGCGCGACCCGGACCCGGCCGAGGTGCGCAAGCTGGTCGACGCGGCGCACGGGCACGCGAAGATGATGACGCTGGCGACCGAGCTGCCGGGCGGCCTGGACTCCGTACGGCTGCTGGTCGAGCACGGCGTGATCGCGGCCGTCGGGCACACCGACGCGACGTACGAGCAGACCGTGCAGGCCATCGACGCGGGCGCCACCGTCGCCACGCACCTCTTCAACGCGATGCCGCCGGTCGGTCACCGTGCGCCGGGTCCGATCACGGCGCTCCTCGAGGACGAGCGGATCACCGTCGAGCTGATCAACGACGGCACGCACCTGCATCCGGCCGCGCTCCAGCTGGCCTTCCACCACGCGGGTGCCGACCGGGTCGCCTTCATCACCGACGCGATGGACGCGGCGGGCTTCGGCGACGGCCACTACCTGCTCGGCCCGCTGGAGGTCGAGGTCGCGGACGGCGTGGCCCGGCTGGTGGAGGGCGGCTCGATCGCGGGCTCCACGCTCACCCTGGACCGCGCCTTCAAGCGGGCGGTGACGGTGGACCGGCTGCCCGTCGGGGACGTCGTCGCCGCGATCTCCGCCAACCCGGCGCGGCTCCTCGGTCTCGACGACCGGATCGGCTCGCTGGAGCCCGGCAAGGACGCCGACCTGGTCGTCCTGGACGACGCCTTCGACCTGGTGGGCGTGATGCGCCGGGGCGAATGGGTGGTCGATCCCCACCTGGGCTGA
- a CDS encoding 1-phosphofructokinase family hexose kinase, with product MILTVTLNTALDITYRVPALRPHASHRVTEVTERPGGKGLNVARVLAALGHDVTVTGFAGGTTGGVVREGLTCVPGVTDALVPVAGATRRTIAVVDERTGDTTQLNEPGPAVAPAEWNAFQEAYEDLLAGVAAVALCGSLPPGVPVGAYAGLVRVARAAGVPVLLDTSGEPLRRGLAARPDLIKPNADELAELTGSHEPQRAAQAARRRGARSVIASLGPEGLLAVTPEGRWRAAPPAHVRGNPTGAGDSAVAGLLSGLVEHLPWPDRLARAVALSAATVLAPVAGEFDRTAYEELLGHGVAVTAEAGAA from the coding sequence GTGATCCTCACCGTCACTCTCAACACCGCGCTCGACATCACCTACCGCGTGCCGGCCTTGAGGCCGCACGCCTCGCACCGGGTGACCGAGGTGACCGAGCGGCCCGGCGGCAAGGGGCTGAACGTGGCCCGCGTGCTGGCGGCCCTCGGCCACGACGTCACGGTCACCGGCTTCGCGGGCGGCACCACCGGGGGCGTCGTGCGCGAGGGGCTGACCTGCGTCCCCGGGGTGACCGACGCACTGGTCCCGGTCGCGGGGGCGACGCGGCGCACCATCGCCGTGGTCGACGAGCGCACCGGCGACACCACCCAGCTCAACGAGCCGGGCCCGGCCGTGGCGCCCGCCGAGTGGAACGCCTTCCAGGAGGCGTACGAGGACCTGCTGGCCGGCGTGGCCGCGGTGGCGCTGTGCGGCAGCCTGCCGCCGGGCGTCCCGGTGGGCGCCTACGCCGGGCTGGTGCGGGTCGCGCGGGCCGCGGGCGTACCGGTGCTCCTGGACACCAGCGGGGAGCCGCTGCGCCGGGGGCTGGCCGCCCGCCCGGACCTGATCAAGCCGAACGCCGACGAACTGGCCGAGCTGACCGGCTCGCACGAGCCGCAGCGGGCCGCGCAGGCCGCCCGGCGCCGCGGTGCCCGCTCGGTCATCGCCTCGCTCGGCCCCGAGGGGCTGCTCGCGGTGACCCCGGAGGGCCGCTGGCGTGCCGCCCCGCCGGCCCACGTGCGCGGCAACCCGACCGGAGCGGGCGACTCCGCGGTCGCCGGCCTGCTCTCCGGCCTGGTGGAGCACCTGCCCTGGCCGGACCGGCTGGCCCGGGCGGTCGCCCTGTCGGCGGCGACGGTGCTGGCGCCGGTGGCGGGCGAGTTCGACCGGACGGCGTACGAGGAGCTGCTCGGGCACGGCGTCGCGGTGACGGCGGAGGCGGGCGCGGCCTGA
- a CDS encoding CBM35 domain-containing protein — protein MTPGNNGASTPEDDDPFGYLYADGQANGAQPPSGGYGYPNSVNRVRPVGTRQYGAPQGQGAQTAAYGQAAPPQQGAYGQPQGAYGQPNAHYAAPETFPGGGGPGGPQQSSGRGGGGGRRGPNTKGLLIGAVAVVAAVVIGIAVAMTSSGSDDDKGGNEAGGDPAPSQSASTEPSPSASEGAEDEVELPTTDAKALRLSPGMGTASDFEGAESDGGVYVTGFNQVGAKVTWTVDGIEKAGGYRLNVRYGIPGKDADATLVINGKASARPLNMKNFGGTPEGDWEKGWQTTWANVNLAKGTNTIELACNDGNKCDLVLDKLSLSSE, from the coding sequence ATGACGCCCGGCAACAACGGCGCGAGCACGCCCGAGGACGACGACCCCTTCGGCTACCTCTACGCCGACGGGCAGGCCAACGGGGCCCAGCCGCCGTCCGGTGGCTACGGCTACCCGAACTCCGTCAACCGGGTGCGTCCCGTCGGCACACGGCAGTACGGGGCACCGCAGGGCCAGGGCGCCCAGACCGCCGCCTACGGCCAGGCCGCCCCGCCCCAGCAGGGCGCCTACGGCCAGCCGCAGGGTGCGTACGGGCAGCCGAACGCGCACTACGCCGCGCCGGAGACCTTCCCCGGCGGCGGCGGTCCCGGGGGCCCGCAGCAGTCGTCGGGGCGCGGCGGGGGCGGCGGACGCCGCGGCCCGAACACCAAGGGCCTGCTGATCGGCGCGGTGGCGGTCGTCGCCGCCGTGGTCATCGGCATCGCCGTGGCCATGACGAGCAGCGGCTCCGACGACGACAAGGGCGGCAACGAGGCGGGCGGCGACCCGGCCCCCAGCCAGTCCGCGAGCACCGAGCCCAGCCCGTCGGCGAGCGAGGGCGCCGAGGACGAGGTGGAGCTGCCCACGACCGACGCGAAGGCCCTGCGGCTGTCGCCCGGCATGGGGACCGCCTCCGACTTCGAGGGCGCGGAGTCCGACGGCGGCGTCTACGTCACGGGCTTCAACCAGGTCGGCGCGAAGGTCACCTGGACCGTCGACGGCATCGAGAAGGCCGGCGGCTACCGGCTGAACGTGCGCTACGGCATCCCGGGCAAGGACGCCGACGCGACCCTGGTCATCAACGGCAAGGCCTCCGCTCGCCCGCTGAACATGAAGAACTTCGGCGGCACGCCCGAGGGCGACTGGGAAAAGGGCTGGCAGACCACCTGGGCCAACGTGAACCTGGCCAAGGGCACCAACACGATCGAGCTGGCGTGCAACGACGGCAACAAGTGCGACCTCGTCCTCGACAAGCTCTCGCTCTCGTCCGAGTGA